From a single Cupriavidus taiwanensis LMG 19424 genomic region:
- the fabG gene encoding 3-oxoacyl-ACP reductase FabG: protein MTKLLDNQVALVTGASRGIGRAIALELARQGATVIGTATSEAGAAGITDYLGAEGLKGKGAMLNVNDAAACEALIDEIVKSHGGIGVLVNNAGITQDQLAMRMKDEDWLAVIQTNLTSVFRLSRAVLRPMMKARQGRIINITSVVGSVGNPGQMNYSAAKAGVAGMTRSLAAEIGSRNVTVNCVAPGFIDTDMTKALSEEQHASLKKQIPLGRLGQPEDIANAVAFLAGPQAAYITGTTLHVNGGMYMN from the coding sequence ATGACCAAACTTCTCGACAACCAGGTTGCGCTGGTCACCGGCGCCTCGCGTGGCATCGGCCGCGCCATTGCGCTGGAACTGGCCCGGCAGGGCGCCACCGTGATCGGCACCGCCACCAGCGAAGCCGGCGCGGCCGGCATCACCGACTACCTCGGCGCCGAAGGCCTGAAGGGCAAGGGCGCCATGCTCAACGTCAATGATGCCGCTGCCTGCGAGGCGCTCATCGACGAGATCGTCAAGAGCCACGGCGGCATCGGCGTGCTGGTCAACAATGCCGGCATCACGCAGGACCAGCTGGCGATGCGCATGAAGGACGAGGACTGGCTGGCCGTGATCCAGACCAACCTGACTTCTGTGTTCCGCCTGTCGCGCGCGGTGCTGCGCCCGATGATGAAGGCGCGCCAGGGCCGCATCATCAATATCACTTCGGTGGTGGGCTCGGTCGGCAATCCCGGCCAGATGAACTACTCCGCGGCCAAGGCCGGCGTGGCCGGCATGACCCGTTCGCTGGCTGCCGAGATTGGCAGCCGCAACGTGACCGTCAACTGCGTCGCGCCGGGCTTTATCGATACCGACATGACCAAGGCGCTGTCCGAAGAGCAGCATGCTTCGCTCAAGAAACAGATCCCGCTGGGCCGCCTGGGCCAGCCCGAGGATATTGCCAATGCGGTGGCCTTCCTGGCTGGCCCGCAGGCTGCCTACATCACCGGCACCACCCTGCATGTGAACGGCGGGATGTACATGAATTAA
- the fabD gene encoding ACP S-malonyltransferase: MKFAFVFPGQGSQSVGMLNAFADNAVVRATVEEASAALGQDLGRLIAEGPAEELNLTTNTQPVMLTAAVAIYRAWLDAGGPAPALVAGHSLGEYSALVAAGVIPFADAVPLVRFRAQAMQEAVPVGEGGMAAILGLSDDDVRAACAEASATGVVEAVNFNAPSQVVIAGHKGAVEKACEIAKAKGAKRALPLPVSAPFHSSLLKPASDRLRERMAGLAFSAPSIPLVNNVDVAIVNDPEGIKDALVRQAAAPVRWVECVQKMAAEGITHVIECGPGKVLAGMTKRIDGNLSGGAIFDPASLQDTLALLK; encoded by the coding sequence ATGAAATTCGCTTTCGTATTTCCCGGCCAGGGTTCGCAGTCGGTCGGCATGCTCAATGCCTTCGCCGACAATGCCGTGGTGCGCGCCACCGTGGAAGAAGCCTCGGCCGCGCTCGGCCAGGATCTCGGTCGCCTGATCGCCGAAGGCCCTGCCGAAGAACTGAACCTGACCACCAATACGCAGCCGGTGATGCTGACCGCCGCGGTGGCGATCTACCGGGCCTGGCTCGATGCCGGCGGCCCGGCACCGGCGCTGGTCGCCGGCCACAGCCTGGGCGAATACTCCGCGCTGGTGGCCGCGGGCGTGATTCCGTTTGCCGATGCCGTACCGCTGGTGCGGTTCCGTGCGCAGGCCATGCAGGAAGCCGTGCCGGTGGGCGAGGGCGGCATGGCCGCGATCCTCGGCCTGTCGGATGACGACGTGCGCGCCGCGTGCGCCGAAGCGTCCGCCACGGGCGTGGTCGAGGCCGTCAACTTCAACGCGCCGTCGCAGGTGGTGATCGCCGGCCACAAGGGCGCGGTCGAGAAGGCCTGCGAAATCGCCAAGGCCAAGGGCGCCAAGCGTGCGCTGCCGCTGCCGGTGTCGGCGCCGTTCCACTCGTCGCTGCTCAAGCCCGCCTCCGACCGCCTGCGCGAGCGCATGGCCGGCCTGGCTTTCTCGGCGCCGTCGATCCCGCTGGTGAATAACGTCGACGTCGCCATCGTCAACGATCCCGAAGGGATCAAGGATGCGCTGGTGCGCCAGGCCGCCGCGCCGGTGCGCTGGGTAGAGTGCGTGCAGAAGATGGCCGCCGAAGGCATCACCCACGTGATCGAATGCGGTCCGGGCAAGGTGCTGGCCGGCATGACCAAGCGCATCGACGGCAACCTCAGCGGCGGCGCGATCTTCGATCCGGCTTCGCTGCAAGACACGCTGGCACTGCTGAAGTAA
- a CDS encoding beta-ketoacyl-ACP synthase III, with translation MTKYAKIIGTGSYLPPRRVTNHELAAQLAEKGIETSDEWIVSRSGISARHWAEPDVTSSTLAVKAAEQAIEAAGIDRQDIDLIIVATSTPDFVFPSTACIVQEKLGITNHCPAFDLQAVCSGFVYALATADKFIRSGSHRNVLVIGTEVFSRILDFNDRTTCVLFGDGAGAVVLSASDEPGILSSAMHSDGSHVDILCVPGNVAGGNITGNPFLHMDGQAVFKLAVNVLDKVAREAMEAASVSPDQVDWLIPHQANIRIMQGTAKKLGLPAERMVATVHEHGNTSAASIPLALDVAVRDGRIRPGHTVLMEGVGGGFTWGAVLLRM, from the coding sequence ATGACCAAGTACGCAAAAATCATCGGTACCGGGAGCTACCTGCCTCCGCGGCGCGTGACCAACCATGAGCTGGCGGCGCAGCTTGCCGAGAAAGGCATCGAGACCAGCGACGAGTGGATCGTCTCGCGCAGCGGCATCTCGGCGCGGCACTGGGCCGAGCCCGATGTGACCAGCAGCACGCTGGCGGTCAAGGCCGCCGAGCAGGCCATTGAGGCCGCCGGCATCGACCGCCAGGACATCGACCTGATCATCGTCGCCACCTCGACGCCGGACTTCGTGTTCCCCAGCACCGCCTGCATCGTGCAGGAAAAGCTTGGCATCACCAACCATTGCCCGGCCTTCGACCTGCAGGCGGTGTGCTCCGGCTTTGTGTACGCGCTGGCCACCGCCGACAAGTTCATTCGCAGCGGCTCGCACCGCAATGTGCTGGTGATCGGTACCGAAGTGTTCTCGCGCATCCTCGACTTCAACGACCGCACCACCTGCGTGCTGTTCGGCGACGGCGCCGGGGCGGTGGTGCTGTCGGCGTCCGACGAGCCGGGCATCCTGTCCAGCGCCATGCATTCGGACGGCAGCCATGTCGACATCCTGTGCGTGCCGGGCAACGTCGCCGGCGGCAATATCACCGGCAACCCGTTCCTGCACATGGACGGCCAGGCGGTGTTCAAGCTCGCCGTGAACGTGCTCGACAAGGTGGCGCGCGAAGCCATGGAAGCCGCCAGCGTGTCGCCCGATCAGGTCGACTGGCTGATTCCGCACCAGGCCAACATCCGCATCATGCAGGGCACCGCGAAGAAACTGGGCCTGCCGGCCGAACGCATGGTCGCCACCGTGCACGAGCACGGCAACACCTCGGCGGCATCGATCCCGCTGGCGCTGGACGTCGCCGTGCGCGACGGCCGCATCCGCCCGGGCCACACCGTGCTGATGGAAGGCGTGGGCGGCGGCTTCACCTGGGGTGCGGTGCTGCTGCGCATGTGA
- the plsX gene encoding phosphate acyltransferase PlsX: MTIKIAIDCMGGDHGVSVTVPAAISFLSRHDDAEMVLVGLPDAIRAQLKKLHALDHPRVSIVEATEVITMDDPVEVALRKKRDSSMRVAVTQVKEGLAGACISAGNTGALMAVSRYVLKTLEGIERPAIATTIPNEQGWGTTVLDLGANADCEPEHLLQFARMAEAMVAVVDHKEHPTVGLLNIGEEVIKGNEVVKRAGELLRASELNFYGNVEGNDIFKGTTDIVVCDGFVGNVALKSTEGLAKMIGSMIKEEFTRSWFTKLLAAVAMPVLSRLARRLDPARYNGASLLGLRGLVIKSHGSADAHSFEWAIKRGYDAAKNGVIARITRAFADKSSAAGGVQSAPETEAPGAHPSPHVA; this comes from the coding sequence ATGACGATCAAAATCGCTATCGACTGCATGGGCGGCGATCACGGTGTGTCCGTGACGGTGCCCGCGGCGATCAGTTTTCTTTCCCGCCACGACGATGCCGAGATGGTGCTGGTCGGCTTGCCCGACGCCATCCGGGCGCAGCTGAAGAAGCTGCACGCGCTGGATCATCCGCGCGTCAGCATCGTCGAGGCCACCGAGGTCATCACCATGGATGACCCGGTCGAAGTGGCACTGCGCAAGAAGCGCGACTCCTCGATGCGCGTTGCCGTCACCCAGGTCAAGGAAGGCTTGGCCGGCGCCTGCATTTCCGCCGGCAACACCGGCGCGCTGATGGCGGTATCGCGCTATGTGCTGAAGACGCTCGAAGGCATCGAGCGCCCCGCCATCGCCACCACCATCCCCAACGAACAGGGGTGGGGCACCACGGTGCTGGACCTCGGCGCCAATGCCGATTGCGAGCCCGAGCACCTGTTGCAGTTCGCGCGCATGGCCGAGGCCATGGTGGCGGTCGTCGACCACAAGGAACACCCCACGGTGGGCCTGCTGAACATCGGCGAGGAAGTCATCAAGGGCAACGAGGTGGTCAAGCGCGCCGGCGAACTGCTGCGCGCCTCGGAGCTGAATTTCTACGGCAACGTGGAAGGCAACGACATCTTCAAGGGTACGACCGACATCGTGGTTTGCGACGGCTTCGTCGGCAATGTGGCGCTCAAGAGCACCGAGGGCCTGGCCAAGATGATCGGCAGCATGATCAAGGAAGAATTCACCCGCTCGTGGTTCACCAAGCTGCTGGCCGCGGTCGCCATGCCGGTGCTGTCGCGCCTGGCCAGGCGGCTCGACCCGGCGCGCTACAACGGCGCGTCGCTGCTGGGCCTGCGCGGGCTGGTGATCAAGAGCCACGGCTCGGCCGATGCCCATTCTTTTGAGTGGGCCATCAAACGCGGGTATGATGCCGCCAAGAATGGCGTGATCGCCCGTATCACCCGGGCCTTTGCCGATAAATCCAGCGCCGCAGGCGGCGTCCAGTCCGCCCCGGAGACAGAGGCGCCTGGCGCGCATCCCAGCCCCCACGTCGCCTGA
- the rpmF gene encoding 50S ribosomal protein L32, which produces MAVQQNKKSPSKRGMHRSHDHLSAAPLAVEPTTGETHLRHHVSPNGYYRGRKVIKTKND; this is translated from the coding sequence ATGGCTGTTCAACAGAACAAGAAGTCGCCGTCCAAGCGCGGCATGCACCGTTCGCACGACCACCTGTCGGCCGCGCCGCTGGCCGTCGAGCCGACCACCGGCGAAACCCACCTGCGCCACCACGTGAGCCCGAACGGCTACTACCGTGGTCGCAAGGTCATCAAGACCAAGAACGACTGA
- a CDS encoding DUF177 domain-containing protein: MTQPIDLRALDLFALCRKGESLAGDVAVRDLPRILAETAAQAPASAPDETFAYTATGFVREEAAEPGAAVAQRLFLDVTVRGRMWLDCQRCLTPYAQPIETSTRFEVVESEEAADAAPMDDDEVDVIAGSKRFSLLELIEDEVLLALPVAPKHDVCPTVHESLVTGSDGEARPEAEPEEEKRPSPFAVLAGLKTRH; the protein is encoded by the coding sequence ATGACCCAGCCGATCGACCTGCGCGCGCTTGACCTCTTCGCCTTGTGCCGAAAGGGTGAAAGCCTGGCCGGCGACGTGGCGGTGCGGGATTTGCCGCGCATCTTAGCCGAGACCGCCGCGCAAGCGCCAGCCTCGGCACCCGATGAGACGTTCGCCTACACGGCCACCGGCTTCGTGCGCGAAGAGGCTGCCGAGCCCGGCGCCGCGGTGGCGCAGCGGCTGTTCCTCGACGTGACCGTGCGGGGCCGGATGTGGCTGGATTGCCAGCGCTGCCTGACGCCCTATGCCCAGCCGATCGAGACGTCAACGCGTTTCGAAGTGGTGGAAAGCGAGGAAGCGGCCGACGCGGCGCCGATGGACGATGACGAAGTCGACGTGATCGCCGGCTCGAAGCGGTTCTCGCTGCTGGAACTGATAGAAGATGAAGTGCTGCTGGCGTTGCCGGTGGCACCCAAGCATGACGTCTGCCCGACCGTGCACGAAAGCCTCGTGACGGGATCGGACGGCGAGGCCCGGCCTGAAGCCGAGCCTGAGGAAGAAAAGCGGCCTTCGCCCTTCGCGGTGCTGGCCGGCCTGAAGACCCGGCACTGA
- a CDS encoding Maf-like protein, with the protein MSPDSRPRLILGSGSPYRRELLERLRIPFEVAVPDIDETPLAGEAPEATALRLSQRKAEAIAARYPGALVIGSDQVLTLDGAQMGKPGTHDNAVAQLRRMRGRTATFHSALCLLDSRSGTAQLADVQTRVTLRDLTDAEIETYLLLERPYDVAGSAKSEGLGITLLARVESDDPTALVGLPLIALTGMLRQAGYPLLTA; encoded by the coding sequence ATGTCTCCTGACTCCCGCCCCCGGCTGATCCTCGGCTCCGGCTCGCCCTACCGCCGCGAACTGCTGGAGCGGCTGCGCATTCCCTTTGAAGTCGCCGTGCCGGACATCGACGAAACCCCGCTGGCCGGCGAAGCGCCCGAGGCCACGGCGCTGCGGCTGTCGCAGCGCAAGGCCGAGGCCATCGCGGCACGCTACCCTGGCGCGCTGGTGATCGGCTCCGACCAGGTGCTGACGCTGGACGGCGCCCAGATGGGCAAGCCGGGCACGCACGACAATGCCGTGGCGCAGCTGCGCCGCATGCGCGGCCGCACCGCCACCTTCCATTCGGCGCTGTGCCTGCTGGATTCCCGCTCGGGCACCGCGCAACTGGCCGACGTGCAGACCCGCGTGACACTGCGCGACCTGACCGACGCCGAAATCGAGACCTATCTGTTGCTGGAGCGCCCCTACGACGTAGCAGGCAGCGCCAAATCAGAGGGACTGGGCATCACGCTGCTGGCGCGTGTCGAGTCCGACGATCCCACCGCGCTGGTCGGCCTGCCGCTGATCGCGCTGACCGGCATGCTGCGCCAGGCCGGCTACCCTCTCCTTACCGCATGA
- a CDS encoding SAM-dependent methyltransferase yields MSGTLYLIPNTLGKRDEADPLAEVIPAGVQQIAAGLDYLVAENAKTARAFLKKLGETTPLARPIQQIEIQELNVNTRADALAALLAPLQAGRDGGLLSEAGVPAVADPGADLVRLAHARGIRVRPLVGPSSILLAVMGSGLNGQSFAFNGYLPVDANERAQRLRELEQRSRKASQTQVFIETPYRNGALLEAMRQHCAGTTLLSVAVDLTLPGETIVTLPLSDWRPERIALHKRPAIFSLLAL; encoded by the coding sequence ATGAGCGGCACCCTTTACCTGATCCCCAATACCCTCGGCAAGCGCGACGAAGCCGACCCGCTGGCCGAGGTGATCCCGGCGGGCGTGCAGCAGATCGCGGCCGGGCTCGACTACCTCGTCGCCGAGAACGCCAAGACCGCGCGCGCCTTCCTGAAGAAACTGGGCGAAACCACGCCGCTGGCGCGCCCGATCCAGCAGATCGAGATCCAGGAACTGAATGTCAATACGCGCGCCGATGCGCTGGCGGCCCTGCTGGCGCCGCTGCAGGCCGGCCGCGACGGCGGCCTGCTGTCAGAAGCCGGCGTGCCGGCGGTGGCCGACCCGGGCGCCGACCTGGTGCGGCTGGCGCATGCGCGCGGCATCCGCGTGCGGCCGCTGGTGGGCCCCAGCTCGATCCTGCTGGCGGTGATGGGCTCGGGCCTGAACGGCCAGAGCTTTGCCTTCAACGGCTACCTGCCGGTCGATGCCAACGAGCGCGCGCAGCGGCTGCGCGAACTGGAACAGCGCTCGCGCAAGGCCAGCCAGACCCAGGTCTTTATCGAAACGCCGTACCGCAACGGCGCGCTGCTGGAAGCCATGCGCCAGCACTGCGCCGGCACCACGCTGCTGTCGGTGGCGGTGGACCTGACCCTGCCCGGCGAGACCATCGTGACGCTGCCGCTGTCGGACTGGCGCCCCGAGCGGATCGCGCTGCACAAGCGCCCGGCGATCTTCTCGCTGCTCGCCCTTTAG
- a CDS encoding S49 family peptidase gives MTEQQKPPSDESNQPAQPEEKPTGAAGPSEAAPVPESERLVTAKRADFPLEDELRAGDDAARREARERKARLSGATAGGQVGGQASGGWERDVLEKVLTASLREQRAARRWRIFFRLVTLGLLVLILFAVFDFKGDGTITASGRHTAMVTLEGEIAAGTPASAEAINASLQAAFADSNAAGVILKINSPGGSPVQAGIINDEIHRLRGLYPSKPLYVVVEEICASGGYYVAAAADKIYVDKASIVGSIGVLMDGFGFTGLMDKLGVERRLYTSGANKGMLDPFSPQVPKQKAFAEAMLKQIHQQFIDVVKEGRGDRLKDDPELFSGLFWSGERSVALGLADGLGSAEYVARDLFKAEDIVDYTVKENIAERVAKRFGAAVGTAAMKTMLWSTGMQGMR, from the coding sequence ATGACAGAACAACAGAAACCGCCTTCGGATGAGTCGAATCAGCCGGCCCAGCCGGAAGAAAAGCCCACCGGAGCAGCCGGACCGTCTGAGGCAGCGCCCGTGCCGGAGTCCGAGCGCCTGGTGACCGCCAAGCGTGCCGACTTCCCGCTGGAAGACGAGCTGCGCGCGGGCGATGACGCCGCGCGGCGCGAGGCGCGCGAGCGCAAGGCGCGCCTGTCCGGCGCCACCGCCGGCGGGCAGGTGGGCGGACAGGCGAGCGGAGGCTGGGAACGCGATGTGCTGGAAAAAGTGCTCACCGCATCGCTGCGCGAGCAACGCGCGGCGCGGCGCTGGCGAATCTTCTTCCGCCTGGTGACCCTGGGCCTGCTGGTGCTGATCCTGTTCGCGGTGTTCGACTTCAAGGGCGACGGCACCATCACCGCCTCGGGCCGCCACACCGCGATGGTCACGCTCGAAGGGGAAATTGCCGCCGGCACGCCGGCAAGCGCCGAAGCCATCAATGCCTCCCTGCAGGCGGCCTTTGCCGACAGCAATGCCGCCGGCGTGATCCTTAAGATCAATTCACCTGGCGGTTCGCCGGTGCAGGCAGGCATCATCAACGACGAGATCCACCGCCTGCGCGGTCTCTACCCGTCCAAGCCGCTGTATGTGGTGGTCGAGGAAATCTGTGCTTCCGGCGGTTATTACGTGGCGGCGGCGGCCGACAAGATCTATGTCGACAAGGCCAGCATCGTCGGCTCGATCGGCGTGCTGATGGACGGCTTTGGCTTTACCGGGCTGATGGACAAGCTGGGGGTGGAGCGCCGGCTCTATACCTCGGGCGCCAACAAGGGCATGCTCGACCCGTTCTCGCCGCAGGTGCCGAAGCAGAAGGCCTTTGCCGAAGCCATGCTCAAGCAGATCCACCAGCAGTTTATCGACGTGGTCAAGGAAGGCCGCGGCGACCGGCTCAAGGACGACCCGGAACTGTTCTCCGGCCTGTTCTGGTCGGGCGAGCGCAGCGTTGCGCTGGGACTGGCCGACGGGCTGGGCAGTGCGGAGTACGTGGCGCGCGACCTGTTCAAGGCCGAGGACATCGTCGACTACACGGTCAAGGAGAACATCGCCGAGCGCGTGGCCAAGCGCTTTGGCGCGGCCGTGGGCACCGCGGCGATGAAGACCATGCTGTGGAGCACCGGCATGCAGGGCATGCGCTGA
- a CDS encoding Rieske (2Fe-2S) protein has translation MPDAVSGQAPVRLCAADALQEGGLGVRFSVVVDRREIGAFVVRFDGVAHAYLNQCAHVPMELDWQEGRFFDASGLYLMCATHGAVYAPDSGECVGGPCRGAALAKLQVEERDGQVYWLPQAPYRAAEPCGGA, from the coding sequence ATGCCTGACGCCGTCTCCGGCCAGGCGCCGGTGCGGCTGTGCGCCGCCGATGCGTTGCAAGAGGGCGGTCTTGGCGTGCGCTTCTCGGTGGTGGTCGACCGGCGCGAGATCGGCGCCTTTGTGGTGCGATTCGATGGTGTGGCCCACGCCTACCTGAACCAGTGCGCGCACGTACCCATGGAGCTGGACTGGCAGGAGGGGCGGTTCTTCGATGCCTCGGGCCTATACTTGATGTGCGCCACTCATGGCGCGGTGTACGCGCCGGATAGCGGCGAGTGCGTCGGCGGTCCCTGTCGGGGGGCCGCGCTGGCGAAGCTGCAGGTCGAAGAACGCGATGGCCAGGTCTACTGGCTGCCCCAGGCCCCGTACCGCGCGGCCGAGCCTTGTGGCGGCGCCTGA
- a CDS encoding HAD-IA family hydrolase, giving the protein MARQQFDLIVFDWDGTLMDSTPTIAKCIQLASRDLGLPVPDDSAASHVIGLGLKDALSYAVPTLDPADYPRLAERYRYHFLTRDADLVLFDGVREMLETLRAEHYFLGVATGKTRVGLQRALAASGLTALFDATRCADETFSKPHPAMLHELTRELGQDVERTVMIGDTTHDLQMAANAGAKGLGVCYGAHPAESLRAMAPVHCASSIADLTEWLLAHA; this is encoded by the coding sequence ATGGCCAGGCAACAATTTGACCTGATCGTTTTTGACTGGGACGGGACGCTGATGGACTCGACCCCGACCATCGCCAAGTGCATCCAGCTCGCCAGCCGGGACCTTGGCCTGCCGGTGCCCGACGACAGCGCCGCCAGCCACGTGATCGGGCTGGGGCTGAAGGACGCGCTGTCGTATGCGGTCCCGACACTCGACCCGGCCGACTACCCGCGGCTGGCCGAGCGCTACCGCTACCATTTCCTGACCCGCGACGCCGATCTGGTGCTCTTCGACGGCGTGCGCGAAATGCTCGAGACGCTGCGCGCGGAACACTATTTTCTTGGCGTGGCCACCGGCAAGACGCGCGTCGGCCTGCAGCGCGCGCTGGCCGCCAGCGGCCTGACCGCGCTGTTCGACGCCACGCGCTGCGCCGACGAGACCTTCTCCAAGCCGCACCCGGCCATGCTGCATGAGCTGACGCGCGAGCTGGGCCAGGATGTGGAGCGTACGGTGATGATCGGCGACACCACCCATGACCTGCAAATGGCGGCCAACGCGGGCGCCAAGGGCCTGGGCGTCTGCTACGGGGCCCACCCGGCCGAGTCGCTGCGCGCGATGGCGCCGGTGCACTGCGCCAGTTCGATCGCCGACCTGACCGAGTGGCTGCTGGCCCATGCCTGA
- a CDS encoding RluA family pseudouridine synthase, producing the protein MNELRHQIEKAAEAAPASPQVAYVTIDEGSEGQRIDNFLLKVAKGVPKSHIYRVLRSGEVRVNKGRIDATYRLQSGDVVRIPPMRVASAAQSGAAPVPAGEFPVLFEDAHLLVINKPAGVAVHGGSGVAFGVIEQLRRSRPQAKFLELVHRLDRETSGILVLAKKRSALVHLHEQIRGNTMDKRYYACVAGEFLNARQHVKLPLYKYSTPDGERRVRVQADGLASHTVFNRVEAFPGFTLLEAELKTGRTHQIRVHLAHSGFPIVGDEKYGDFTLNKSLARSGAKPGIKRMFLHAHRLVFIHPATGEPLSVEAPLPDECVGFLQQLRELHAPE; encoded by the coding sequence ATGAATGAGTTACGCCATCAAATTGAAAAGGCTGCCGAAGCTGCGCCGGCCAGCCCGCAGGTGGCGTATGTCACGATTGACGAAGGCTCCGAAGGCCAGCGCATTGACAACTTCCTGCTGAAGGTGGCCAAGGGGGTACCGAAGAGTCACATTTACCGGGTGCTGCGCTCGGGCGAGGTGCGGGTCAACAAGGGCCGGATCGACGCCACCTATCGTCTCCAGTCCGGCGATGTGGTGCGCATTCCGCCGATGCGGGTGGCAAGTGCTGCCCAGTCCGGCGCGGCGCCCGTGCCCGCGGGCGAATTCCCGGTGTTGTTCGAGGACGCCCACCTGCTCGTCATCAACAAGCCGGCCGGCGTCGCCGTCCATGGCGGCTCGGGCGTCGCCTTCGGGGTCATCGAGCAGCTGCGCCGGTCGCGCCCGCAGGCCAAGTTCCTGGAACTGGTGCACCGGCTGGACCGGGAGACCTCCGGCATCCTGGTGCTGGCGAAGAAGCGCTCGGCGCTGGTCCACCTGCACGAGCAGATTCGCGGCAACACCATGGACAAGCGTTATTACGCCTGCGTCGCCGGCGAATTCCTGAACGCCCGCCAGCACGTGAAGCTGCCGCTATATAAATACAGCACGCCGGACGGCGAGCGCCGGGTGCGGGTCCAGGCCGACGGGCTGGCGTCGCATACCGTGTTCAACCGGGTCGAGGCCTTCCCCGGTTTCACCCTGCTCGAGGCCGAACTGAAGACCGGCCGCACGCACCAGATCCGAGTCCACCTGGCACACTCCGGCTTCCCGATTGTCGGCGACGAAAAATATGGCGATTTCACGCTGAACAAGTCGCTGGCGCGTTCCGGGGCCAAGCCCGGCATCAAGCGAATGTTCCTGCATGCGCACCGCCTGGTGTTCATCCACCCGGCCACCGGCGAGCCGCTGTCCGTGGAGGCGCCGCTGCCCGACGAATGCGTCGGATTCCTGCAACAATTGCGTGAACTGCACGCCCCGGAGTAG